A single genomic interval of Microbacterium sp. BLY harbors:
- a CDS encoding HAMP domain-containing sensor histidine kinase: MPRRRGLSVRLKLTLSYAGIVVVSGALLLGAVAAYLLRYVPDVQIPVVEFFVPNRSDLIRAFVPVAAMVMVALLAIGLGGGWLLAGRMLAPLERIGDAARLAAQGSLSHRIRLEGPSDEFRDLADVFDTMLEQLEAHVAEQQRFAANASHELRTPLAISQTLLDVARTDPDRDVDALIDRLREVNTRAIDLTEALLLLSRADQRTFPRTLVDLSLLAEESVEALVPLADRLGVAVEVSGVPATVLGSAALLPQLATNLVANAIVHNRTDGGGSVAVRTHALPEAVALVVENTGAPLTAAQVATLVEPFQRGTDRVRSADHAGVGLGLAIVQRITQTHGGTLVLTPRASGGLIVTVWFPHPFPAART; the protein is encoded by the coding sequence ATGCCTAGGCGGAGAGGGCTGAGCGTCCGCCTCAAGCTCACGCTGAGCTACGCGGGCATCGTCGTCGTCTCCGGCGCGCTGCTCCTCGGGGCGGTGGCGGCGTATCTGCTGCGCTACGTGCCGGACGTCCAGATCCCCGTCGTGGAGTTCTTCGTCCCCAACCGCTCGGACCTGATCCGGGCGTTCGTGCCGGTCGCCGCGATGGTCATGGTCGCGCTGCTCGCGATCGGCCTCGGCGGCGGGTGGCTGCTCGCGGGGCGGATGCTGGCTCCGCTCGAACGCATCGGCGATGCGGCGCGGCTCGCAGCCCAGGGCTCCCTCTCCCACCGGATCCGCCTGGAGGGTCCGAGCGATGAGTTCCGCGATCTCGCCGACGTCTTCGACACGATGCTGGAGCAGCTGGAGGCGCACGTCGCCGAACAGCAGCGCTTCGCCGCCAACGCCTCGCACGAGCTGCGCACCCCGCTGGCGATCTCGCAGACGCTCCTGGACGTGGCCCGCACCGACCCCGACCGGGACGTGGACGCGCTGATCGACCGGCTGCGCGAGGTCAACACGCGTGCGATCGACCTCACCGAGGCGCTGCTGCTGCTGAGTAGGGCGGATCAGCGCACGTTCCCGCGCACCCTGGTCGATCTGTCCCTCCTGGCCGAGGAGTCCGTCGAGGCCCTCGTGCCGCTGGCCGACCGCCTCGGGGTCGCCGTGGAGGTGAGCGGCGTCCCGGCGACGGTGCTCGGCTCGGCGGCGCTGCTGCCGCAGCTCGCCACGAATCTCGTCGCGAACGCGATCGTCCACAACAGGACGGACGGCGGCGGCTCCGTGGCGGTGCGGACGCACGCCCTCCCGGAGGCCGTGGCTCTCGTGGTGGAGAACACGGGGGCCCCGCTCACCGCGGCGCAGGTCGCGACCCTCGTCGAGCCCTTCCAGCGGGGCACGGATCGCGTCCGGTCGGCCGATCACGCCGGGGTCGGCCTGGGCCTCGCGATCGTCCAGCGGATCACGCAGACCCACGGCGGCACCCTCGTGCTGACCCCGCGCGCGAGCGGCGGCCTCATCGT